A genomic segment from Nicotiana sylvestris chromosome 1, ASM39365v2, whole genome shotgun sequence encodes:
- the LOC104218954 gene encoding putative UDP-rhamnose:rhamnosyltransferase 1, translating to MRKNDVHVVMLPWSAFGHLIPFFNFSIALAKVGGVHVSFISTPKNIKRLPKVPTNLTHLVKLVEFPLPTLDDKSLLPEDAEASVDLPLEKIQYLKAAYDLLQEPIKQFIADKKPDWIIVDFFQYWIVEIAEAYDIPMIHLSIFSAASRAFLIAARASGPIPECLTSPVSEKLEFSSTLAYRSYEALELFSSSFLEDASGLSYAQRSAKILSTCRAMAIRSCKEFEGDYLDAVHKLISKPTIPVGLLPPETSSLGGENFNGDQSWQRIFKWLNQQKAGSVLFVGFGSECKPSKYQVDEIAYGLELYGLPFIWILQKPSWSSDEVDPLPAGFGLTTAEKGVVHIGWAPQKEILAHPCIGGTLTQAGLSSTVETLQHGHVLVVLPFVYDQGLNARLLVEKGMAIEVKRKEENGSFTRKEIAKALTYAMVSEDGEKLRARAREAAAIFGDRQLHDSYIASFVEYLKNKE from the coding sequence ATGAGAAAGAATGATGTTCATGTAGTAATGCTACCCTGGTCTGCATTTGGTCACCTTATTCCATTTTTCAATTTCTCCATAGCCTTAGCCAAGGTAGGAGGAGTTCATGTATCATTCATATCTACTCCCAAGAATATCAAAAGACTCCCTAAAGTTCCTACTAACTTGACACACCTTGTGAAATTAGTGGAATTTCCATTGCCAACTCTTGACGACAAGAGTCTTTTGCCTGAAGATGCTGAAGCTTCTGTTGATCTTCCTTTAGAAAAAATCCAGTACTTGAAAGCAGCTTATGATCTGCTCCAAGAACCCATCAAACAATTCATTGCAGATAAAAAGCCTGATTGGATTATTGTCGACTTCTTCCAATATTGGATAGTTGAGATTGCTGAAGCTTATGACATCCCTATGATTCACCTCAGTATTTTTTCAGCTGCTTCAAGAGCTTTCTTGATTGCAGCAAGAGCTTCAGGACCGATTCCTGAATGTCTCACCTCACCTGTTTCTGAGAAGCTGGAATTTTCATCAACTTTGGCTTACCGGAGTTATGAAGCATTAGAGCTTTTCTCCTCATCTTTCCTTGAAGACGCCTCAGGGTTATCCTACGCTCAACGCTCAGCTAAAATATTGAGTACATGTCGAGCTATGGCTATACGGAGTTGCAAAGAATTCGAAGGTGATTACTTGGATGCGGTGCACAAACTCATCTCTAAGCCTACTATTCCGGTTGGATTACTACCACCTGAAACATCATCACTAGGAGGAGAAAACTTCAATGGTGATCAATCGTGGCAGAGAATCTTCAAATGGCTTAATCAACAGAAGGCTGGGTCAGTTTTATTTGTGGGATTTGGAAGCGAGTGTAAACCTAGTAAATACCAAGTAGATGAAATAGCTTACGGGCTTGAGCTTTATGGGCTACCATTTATATGGATACTACAGAAGCCAAGTTGGAGTTCAGATGAAGTGGATCCTTTGCCAGCAGGATTTGGGTTGACTACTGCAGAGAAAGGAGTGGTGCACATTGGATGGGCCCCACAGAAGGAAATTCTGGCACATCCTTGTATTGGGGGTACTCTAACCCAAGCAGGCCTAAGTTCTACCGTAGAAACTCTACAGCATGGGCATGTTCTTGTTGTTCTGCCATTTGTGTATGATCAGGGGTTGAATGCAAGATTGTTAGTGGAAAAAGGAATGGCAATTGAAGTAAAGAGAAAGGAAGAAAACGGGTCATTTACTAGAAAGGAGATAGCCAAGGCATTGACGTACGCCATGGTTTCTGAAGACGGTGAAAAGCTTAGAGCTAGAGCAAGAGAAGCTGCTGCCATATTTGGAGATAGACAGCTTCATGATTCTTACATTGCTAGCTTTGTTGAGTATCTGAAAAATAAGGAGTAG